A single Lactuca sativa cultivar Salinas chromosome 8, Lsat_Salinas_v11, whole genome shotgun sequence DNA region contains:
- the LOC111899958 gene encoding uncharacterized protein LOC111899958: protein MSYSSDSSSYSDDDDDDLDDMMMIAFLIKNNRNFIDRTPCRTSMLSGKEYIREIMCGNPNQCYEAIRMKPHYVLRALKAFALTVVKTTNRGEVQPKIRADSRWYPFFKNYIGAIDGTHVAAWAPLSKQKSFRGRKAVLVTQNVMATCSHDMMFTFVYTGWEGTANDSRFLNTRLKYIFALCGVDYFYVVDSGYPNLKGFLAPYRGERYHRSDWQGGSGVRGKKELFNFVHSSVRNVIERAFGVLKKRFHILKYIPNYPLRRQMLIPHTCCALHTYIRMEDRADTLFNTYGGENFQELTEGFNVVQEGFPLDMTDQDEMLQVRDSIANMLWERHTQRRRGRSQY, encoded by the exons ATGTCATATTCATCGGATAGTAGCTCTTACtcagatgatgacgatgatgatttGGATGATATGATGATGATTGCTTTCTTAATAAAGAACAATAGGAATTTTATTGACCGAACTCCTTGTAGGACATCTATGCTAAGTGGAAAAGAATACATTCGAGAGATAATGTGCGGTAATCCTAACCAGTGTTATGAAGCAATTAGGATGAAGCCACAT TATGTGTTAAGAGCTTTGAAGGCATTTGCTCTTACAGTAGTTAAAACAACTAACAGAGGTGAAGTTCAACCAAAAATTCGAGCAGATTCGAGATGGTATCCATTCTTTAAG AATTATATCGGTGCTATTGATGGCACTCATGTAGCAGCTTGGGCTCCATTATCAAAACAAAAGTCATTTCGCGGAAGAAAAGCAGTGCTTGTTACACAAAATGTGATGGCGACTTGTTCCCATGATATGATGTTTACTTTTGTGTATACCGGCTGGGAAGGAACAGCGAATGATTCTCGT TTTCTAAATACTCGACTTAAGTATATATTTGCTTTATGTGGTGTAGATTATTTCTATGTTGTTGATAGTGGGTATCCAAATCTAAAGGGATTTTTAGCTCCATATCGTGGTGAGCGGTATCATCGGTCTGATTGGCAAGGTGGTAGTGGAGTTAGAGGAAAGAAAGAATTATTCAACTTTGTACATTCATCAGTTCGGAATGTCATAGAGCGGGCATTTGGTGTTCTTAAAAAAAGATTTCACATTTTGAAATATATACCAAACTATCCGTTGAGACGCCAAATGTTGATCCCACATACATGTTGTGCACTGCATACTTATATACGGATGGAGGATAGGGCAGACACTTTATTCAATACATATGGTggtgaaaattttcaagaactcaCAGAAGGCTTTAACGTGGTTCAAGAGGGTTTTCCTTTGGATATGACAGATCAAGATGAAATGCTTCAAGTTAGAGATTCAATTGCTAACATGTTATGGGAAAGACATACACAACGTCGTCGGGGGCGTTCACAATATTGA